CGGTCGCGGCCGTCATCTCCGCGGCGAACGCTTCGGCCCGGACGGCGTCGCGGCCCCAGACCCGTACCTCGGTGACCGACCGCACCAGGGCGATGGCGCGTATGTGGCCGGCGGCCTGCTCGCCGTAGCCAAGCACGGCCAGGCGCCCGGCGTCGTCCCGCGCCAAGGCTTCGGTGGCCACGGCGCTGGCCGCCGCGGTGCGGATGGCGGTGATGGCCCCGGCGTCGGCCACGCAGGTCGGCGCGCCGGTGGCTGGATCGAATAAGACCACGACGCCCTGGTGTGACGGGCGCCCCTTGGCGAAGTTCTCCGGATAGACGCTGACCAGCTTGGCGCCGAACACCCCGTCGTCGCCCAGCGCGCCCGGCATGATCCCGAACATGTGGCCGTCGCCAAGAGGGATGATCGAACGCAGCAGCTGACGCGTACGGCCGGCCGAGAAGGCGGTCATCGCCGCGCGCACCAGCGGGATGCATAAGGCGTAGGTGAGCCTGCGACGGACCGTTTCGGCGTCGATGATCTGCATGGCGTTGTCGGCCCTCGGGGTGTCGGTTGCGCGGTTCACGCCAAGCCGCGCGTCACGGCCAGGCAGCGCGCGATGTCGTCGGCCGTGTTGAACAAGGCTGGCGCGATGCGCACCCGGCCGCCGCGCACCGTGACGTCGACCTTGGCGGCGGCGAAGGCGGCGCGAACCTTGTCCATCGGCTGGGCGGTTTCGAAGGCGACGATCGGCGCGCGATTGCCCATTGGCGTGACCAGGCGATGGCCCTGGGCCGCGAGGCCTTTCTGCAGGTCCAGCGCCAAGCCGACGGTGTGGGCCTCGATGCGCGCGACGCCGACGCCGTCGAGATAGGTCAGGCCGGCGCTCAGGGCGTGAGCTTCGCCGAACGCACGGCTGGAATAGTCGAACCTGCGGGCGGTGGCGTCGATCTGGAAGTCGCCGTCCGGCAGTTCGTGGTCGGCGTGGAACTCGCCGTAACGATCCAGGGCCAGGCGTTGCGAGAGCTCGCGGCGCACGTAGAACGGCGCGACGCCCCACCCGGCCAGCAGCCACTTGTAGCCGCCGGCGCACAGGAAATCGACGTCGGCCGCCTTTACGTCCACGGCCACCGCCCCGACCGCCTGGACGGCGTCCGCATAGACCAGGGCGCCGCGCGCATGAGCCAGATCGCACAGGGGGCGCATCTCATGGCGAAAGCCGTTGCGGTGCGAGATCCAGGCGACCGAGACCAAGCGGGTGCGATCGTCGATCAGCGGCTCGAAGTCCTTGGCCTCAACCACGCCGCCGCGATTGCGGACGATGCGCAGCTGGATGCCCCGAGTCCTCTCCAGGCGGCGGTAGAGCACGAACTCGGTATCGTAGTGCAGGTCGTCGATGACGACATTGTCGCCCGGCTTCAGCTCCAGGCCATTGGCGACCACGTTCTCGCCCTCGGCGGTGGAGAACAGCAGGCCGACCTCGTCGGGCGAGGCGTTGATCAGCCGCGCGAACTGGCCGCGCACGCGTTCGCAGCCATGCAGAAGTTCGCCGACCTCCATCGGGCGCGTGGCCTTGGCCTCAGCGAAGGCGGCCGCCGCGGCGGCCACCTGGCGCGGGCTGGGGGTGATGTAGGCCGCGTTGAGGAAGGCGCGGCCGGTCTCAACGATCGGGAAGTCGGCGCGCACGTCCAAGACCGACGAAGAGTTGGGCGCGACCGAGGTCTGCAGGGACGCGGCCGTCGCCGGACCGGCGGCCAGCACGCCCGCCAGCAGGACGCGACGGCTGGGTTGCGAGGTTCGCATGTCGACGCCTCCCTTCTAGAGTTCGGTGGGCCTGCGGATGAAGGTCAGGCCGACGGCGGCCAGGCCGGCCAAGGCCGCGCAGGGCGCCGCCGCCAGCAGCACGGCGGCCGGAGCCAGGCCGAGGGCCAGCAGTTTCCCGGCCGCCAGCGGCCCCGCGACGCCGCCCAGACGGCCAAACGACACCGCCGAGCCGACGCCGGTGGCGCGCACCAGGGTCGGGTAGTAGCCGGGCGCCAGGGTGTAGAGCACCAGTTGGCCGCCGATCGCGAAGAAGCCCACCACGACGCCTACGGCGACCACCGGCCAGAAGCCTTGCGCGGCGCCCATCGCCCACAGCCCGACGACGATGGCCAGGTAGGTGACGACCAGCAGCGAGCGCAACCGCCCCTTGTCGGTGATCATCGCCAGGACAATGCAACCCAGCACCGCGCCACCGTTCTCGAAAGCCGCGATCAGACCAGCCTGCTGGGGCGTGAAGCCCTTGGCGACCATCAGGGTCGGGAGCCAGTTGTTCAACAGGTAGACGATGACCTGGGTGAAACCATAGGCGATCCACAGCAACGTCGTGATTGTGGCCCTCCCCTCTCCGAACAGCGCGAAGGCGGCTGACGACGACTTGGAGGTGAGGGCCGAACTCTTGGCGGCGCGGAAGGCCGCCGACTCCGGCAGCAGGAAGATCAGCACCGGTAGCAGCAGCAGAGGCGCCGCCCCGCCAATGTAGAAGATATGGGTCCAGTCGAGACGTCCCGCCTGGCTGGCGACGAACAGGCCCAACAGAGCGCCGCCCGTTGGCTGACCGGCGAACATCAGGCCCACGCCCGTGGCGCGGCGATCGGGCCGCGCAGCCTCGGCGGCGATGGAGATCAGGTTGGGAAAGGCCGCTCCAATGCCCAGACCGCACAGAAAGCGGATGACGATGAACTGGTTCAGGTCACCGGCTTGAGCCGTGAGGATCGAGAACGCCCCGAGCACCACGAAGGCGCTGACCACCACCCACTTGCGGCCGATCCGGTCGCCCAGCCGTCCCCCCGCCGCCGCCCCAGCCATCAGCCCCAGCACGGCGGCGGTCAGGATGTAGGACATCTGCGCCGGGTTGAAGTGGAAAGCCCGGGCCACGGAGGGCGCGGCTAGCCCCATGGAGACGATGTCGGCCCCTTCGAACAGAGCGGCCAGGAAGCAGATGAAGATGGTCGAGGATCCGCGCCGGCGGACGGCGACGTCTTGGAGCGAGGCGCTCATCGGCGTTCCTTTCAAGGCTGGGCGGCGGCGCGCATGAAAGCGCGCATGTCGGCGGCGAACTGGGCGCGCGCCGGTGCGTCCCGATAGATGGCGTGACCCGCCAGGTAGCATCGCATGGTCACCGCCTCGCGATAGAGCGAGGCTATCCGACGGCCGCGCTCGGCGTCCATCGAACATCCGCCCAGCGGATCATAGGCTCCGTGCGGCACGATCACCCGCAGGCGGGGGCTGAGCGCCATGGCCTCGGCGGCGCCCGGCAGGCGCGGGCCGTAGCTGCCCATGCCGATGCGCCCGCTCTTGCCGAACTCGGCCTGGACGGCGTCGACCTGGGCGCGCGTCGCGCCATAGACATTGGAATGCAGGAAGCTGCTGTTGACCGGCGGCGGATAGGTTCCGCTTGGGGCGAAGCCATCGTCGATGGGCTCGGAGCCGAAGTACGGCAGGTCGGTCGGATAGCCCAGGTCGTGGCGCATATAGCGAACGCCCAGCGCCAGGGACGGCGTCTTGTAGGGCGTCAGCTTGCGGTAATCGAGATAGTACGGCAGCCGGCCGGGGACGAGCGAACCCAGGAAGTGGCCTTGGGTCAGGCTCAGGGTCTCGGGATCGATATCCTTGGGCGCCAAGCCAATGCGGCGGGCCAGCTCGGCGATGACGGCGGCCTTCTCGTCCTCCGAGAGGCTGCTCAGCCGTCGCAGGGCGGGAATGTAGACCGCCCGCGCCCAGGCCTCGGCGTTGGCCCGCGCCGCCTCGGGCGTCACGCCCAGATCGGCGGGCAGTTTCTTGTAGTAGAGGGCGGCCACCGCATAGTCGCCGATGTGCATGGCGTCGCCGAGCAGGGCCTCGTCGTCATAGCGCGGCAGGCCCTGGGTGTTGGAGATCAGCGCCAAGCCGCGAACCTTCAATCCACGCTTGAGCAACATGTAGGCCGCCGAACCGGCCCGCCCGGCGCCGTAGCTCTGACCGGCGACAATGACCGGCCTGTCCTCCTCGCCGTGCTGAAGCAGCCAGGACCGGATGAACTCGGTGGTGGCGGCCGCGTCGCCGACGATGCTGGTAAAGGCTTCCTGCGCCTGCGGGGTCACCGCCCGCGAGAAACCGACGGCCATGGCGTCCATGAACACCAGATCGCTGTCGGTGAGCCAAGTGTCGGCGTTGTCGACCAGGGCCTCGCCCTCGATGCGCTTGGGGCCGAAGCCCTCGAAGTTCAGCGAGGCGCTGGCCGCGCCCGGCCCGCCGTTCCAGATGAAGGTGATCGGTCGCACCGTCCCCGGCTTCGCCGGCGCCCGGTAGGCGACGTAGAACAAGCGACCAAGCGGCTCGCCGGTGGCGACGTCCTTGATGGCGATGCGGCCGACCTCGGCAGTGTAGGCCAGACGTCGGCCCTGCACGCTCATCTCATGGCGGGTGATCGCCGTCGGAGGCTCGGCGTCCTGGGCCCGCGCCGCGATCGTCGTCGCCGACACGGCGCAGGCGATCAGGCTCAAGGCCAGGTCACGCAGAAAGCCGCGCTGTCGAAATTGACGTGAAATCACTGCTCGCCCCCGTGAGCACGAAGATCGGTCGATCGGACCTAATACGCGGGACGCGGCCAAACCCGCACGTGGCGCCAAATGGCGAAGGCGCCACCGGGATTCCGTCGGGTGGCACGTATTAGCTCTGCAGGGACGGCGATGAGCCGAGGTCTCGCCGA
The window above is part of the Caulobacter soli genome. Proteins encoded here:
- a CDS encoding aminotransferase class V-fold PLP-dependent enzyme; this encodes MRTSQPSRRVLLAGVLAAGPATAASLQTSVAPNSSSVLDVRADFPIVETGRAFLNAAYITPSPRQVAAAAAAFAEAKATRPMEVGELLHGCERVRGQFARLINASPDEVGLLFSTAEGENVVANGLELKPGDNVVIDDLHYDTEFVLYRRLERTRGIQLRIVRNRGGVVEAKDFEPLIDDRTRLVSVAWISHRNGFRHEMRPLCDLAHARGALVYADAVQAVGAVAVDVKAADVDFLCAGGYKWLLAGWGVAPFYVRRELSQRLALDRYGEFHADHELPDGDFQIDATARRFDYSSRAFGEAHALSAGLTYLDGVGVARIEAHTVGLALDLQKGLAAQGHRLVTPMGNRAPIVAFETAQPMDKVRAAFAAAKVDVTVRGGRVRIAPALFNTADDIARCLAVTRGLA
- a CDS encoding MFS transporter — its product is MSASLQDVAVRRRGSSTIFICFLAALFEGADIVSMGLAAPSVARAFHFNPAQMSYILTAAVLGLMAGAAAGGRLGDRIGRKWVVVSAFVVLGAFSILTAQAGDLNQFIVIRFLCGLGIGAAFPNLISIAAEAARPDRRATGVGLMFAGQPTGGALLGLFVASQAGRLDWTHIFYIGGAAPLLLLPVLIFLLPESAAFRAAKSSALTSKSSSAAFALFGEGRATITTLLWIAYGFTQVIVYLLNNWLPTLMVAKGFTPQQAGLIAAFENGGAVLGCIVLAMITDKGRLRSLLVVTYLAIVVGLWAMGAAQGFWPVVAVGVVVGFFAIGGQLVLYTLAPGYYPTLVRATGVGSAVSFGRLGGVAGPLAAGKLLALGLAPAAVLLAAAPCAALAGLAAVGLTFIRRPTEL
- a CDS encoding ornithine cyclodeaminase family protein; translated protein: MNRATDTPRADNAMQIIDAETVRRRLTYALCIPLVRAAMTAFSAGRTRQLLRSIIPLGDGHMFGIMPGALGDDGVFGAKLVSVYPENFAKGRPSHQGVVVLFDPATGAPTCVADAGAITAIRTAAASAVATEALARDDAGRLAVLGYGEQAAGHIRAIALVRSVTEVRVWGRDAVRAEAFAAEMTAATGLPVVAAPSVQAAVDGADIVCTCTNAAEPILLGRWLTPGVHVNLVGSSVAGPVEVDDDLVAMSRFIVDSRAGVLTQGAEFLRAKATGRIGDDHIAGEIGEVLSGAIAGRESREQVTVYKSLGHIVQDLAAASAIRQGADRAALASSKASVKSLRGCGD
- a CDS encoding S10 family serine carboxypeptidase-like protein; the protein is MISRQFRQRGFLRDLALSLIACAVSATTIAARAQDAEPPTAITRHEMSVQGRRLAYTAEVGRIAIKDVATGEPLGRLFYVAYRAPAKPGTVRPITFIWNGGPGAASASLNFEGFGPKRIEGEALVDNADTWLTDSDLVFMDAMAVGFSRAVTPQAQEAFTSIVGDAAATTEFIRSWLLQHGEEDRPVIVAGQSYGAGRAGSAAYMLLKRGLKVRGLALISNTQGLPRYDDEALLGDAMHIGDYAVAALYYKKLPADLGVTPEAARANAEAWARAVYIPALRRLSSLSEDEKAAVIAELARRIGLAPKDIDPETLSLTQGHFLGSLVPGRLPYYLDYRKLTPYKTPSLALGVRYMRHDLGYPTDLPYFGSEPIDDGFAPSGTYPPPVNSSFLHSNVYGATRAQVDAVQAEFGKSGRIGMGSYGPRLPGAAEAMALSPRLRVIVPHGAYDPLGGCSMDAERGRRIASLYREAVTMRCYLAGHAIYRDAPARAQFAADMRAFMRAAAQP